Part of the Quercus lobata isolate SW786 chromosome 6, ValleyOak3.0 Primary Assembly, whole genome shotgun sequence genome, CTCTTTGAACGTGTACCGTGCACTTCAAGGCTTGTCAACGCCTCCTCCTTCAGTTGATGCAGTGATTCTTGGTGTGCAAACTGCTTGCTCAGAGTTTCGTTATGTTGAATTCTCCCATATTCGGTGTGAAGGAAATAGACCAGCTCATCTTTTAGCAAAATATGCCAAAGGCATTGATGATTATTGTACTTGGATTGAAGAGTTTCCTTGTTTTTTAGAACATGCTCTTATCCATGATGTAAATGCTATTCCAGTGAATTAATAAAGTTTTCAGTCTtgccatccaaaaaaaaaaaaaaaaaaattatagtattactAACATATTTAATGAGaccatcctaaaaaaattatcacatgCAACGCATGGGTATATAACTAGTTATAATAAATTACAACACAAAGATACAGCGCCGATCCAACTAGTGCACTGTACCACTTTATGGAATCGATTACAATTTCTCCAACATGGGTGCTCAATCTACAGTAATTGTCCAATACTTCTCTTCCAAGGAAAAATTTACAAGCGTTCTCCGCGTACTGCTACTAAGCAATCACCAAGAGAGGCACTCACATGGTGGCATTTATGTACATGCCTTTGCCCATTTTCTTTCCACCACGAACTTAGcctattttctttgttatttgcAGCAGTAATAGTCACAAATTCATTTGGTGACATTCAACTAGGCCACCTCATGCCAAGTACCTCAACAAATTAGGCTTATCCTTGTCTCTTTCCAAATAATCTCGTGTGATCAGATCTTCAATTCGCTTCTTTATTGCCTTTAAATCGGGCTGCAAAATCACATTTCAAGCAACAACAGTGAGTTACAGCTGATTGAAAGAAACAggtcataaatcataaatgaagATAGTGACATAAAAACCTTGAACATGCGACCCAACTGCTTAACACACTCCATGACCAGCTGCTGGTGGTCTAAAACTTTACGGCTCTTCATGATGCGCACCATCGAGGCGTCAATGTTATACCGTCTGTCCAAAATAACATCTTCAATTACTTTCTTCTTCTCATCCACAGGAGGGAGAGGAATCTGCACATCAAACCAAGCAATAGATTAAACATCCCAAGCAAAAATCAGTAAATTGAAAAGTAAACTGGGACAAGACATTCAGAAGATGGCTCAGTACCTTGATCCTCCTCATTTTGTCAGTAAACTTTGAGTTGAACTCGAAGTAATCAGTAGGAGATATTGTTTTCGTGTTTGGCACCTTGGTCAGAATATTGTACTTCGCACATGACAAGGAGTGGAGAATTCTAACAACGTAATCATCGGTCAAGTTTAATTCTGTCATGATGTCTGAGTAACTCAATCTATCTGAGGAATTGAAAAGCAACAGGGCCGAAGCCTGTCCCACAAGAAGAAGAATTAACCCTCTATATTAGCAAGAAATAAATCCATTCGGAAGTGGCACTCATAACCACATAAAAGCATTCACAGAATAGAAATAAAACTTTGTGAACATATCACCTGATAAGTGGTCACAATCAGTTCCATagttttgggttcaaatttcCCACTGATATTACAAGTACCCAAAGAGTATATCCACGTAAGTTTTCtgtgctttgtttttgtttgatagaATTCCTGGAAAACTTTCACACACTTGACCTAAAGCAATAGCAATAGAAGAGAAGGATGTTAGCGACTTCCACAAAATAATTAACATTGCAAATTTATatcatatcaacaaaagaattCCAAATTACCAACTCTGGTGGAAGGTTGAGGTCAAAAGACTTGTAACTTGGCCAAAAGCCAGTAGTCAGAACAGTAACAGTCAAGTCAATCCTTGAATTTGCATGTGAATTATTACCAAGATACTCCTCAAAGCTGGTCTGGTTTTCCCTAGCCAATGTTAAGTCCGTAatctagaagaaaaaaaagaaaaaattaaatggaaaaagtCTCCACTAGAGTATTATTTTGGATATTAAATTGTGATGAAATATTGGGATCCATCATTATAAGAAATGTACTTCATTAActgttaaaattttagtcctttaaAGATTATAAGTTAACTGACCATTCCCTCCATCTTTGAGGTGAACTGACCACCACATTGATGCTTAAGCTTCATCAAAATACTCCTCTCATGGTCATCATTAGCACTCATGTCAAAAAGAAGCCGTCGAGCAAGCTTCTTCCTTCAAGAAATTATGCAACATAAATGAATCATCTACAACTTCTTGTTTTTAAAGTAAACATAAAGCAATAATCAATGCGGtttgaattttcaaaagatCTGACTGAAGACAACAGATATATGAAAATAAGACTATTTACCTATAGAATTCAGCGAACAGGTCTTTATCGCTGATATAAGCAAGCAACTTAACTACCTGCAGGTTGATTAGAAATTATTAAGTTCTAAGATATCTGTTAGAAGCTAAATAGAATAACTCATCAGGAGTGAAGGAGACCTTTTCAAGTGTTTCTTCAATGGCTTCATCACTCAGTTTCTCAGTTCCACCTTTCTTAAGAATGTTATCACAAAAAGTGGCAAGTAGTTCTGCACTTGAGCTTCCAGCAACACCCTTGTTGCAGAAGACCTCAAAAGCCTCCTCAAACGCCTAAAATGAACACTGAATATTTAGATGTAGAAGAACATAGGTGTGTGATCATGAAAACCCTGAGGGCATTTTCTAACACAAACCTTATGAAAAGTGTGATAATCATTCACATATGCTAGGTATTTGTCATGCAGCTCAATCACTTTTCTGACAAAAACCTGAAGAGCACACAATCTGCAACAGTTACCAATAATTAAACATTACAGACAAATTCTACAAGTGCAATCTTCATACAATTACCTGTTCCCACAAATCAACCACATCCTTCTTCTCCGCATGTGAaaataagataagaaaaaaCAATAGTGAGCATTACAAGAAAAATGAACTGTTCAAATACTGGCACATATAAAAAgatcaattaaaaaagaaaaagaaaaagataatagtACGCAATGGTCTGGAATAAGTCACTGATCTTAACGTTCTGATCATTTTCCTTGCATCAGACTATACTA contains:
- the LOC115994099 gene encoding cullin-1-like isoform X1, which codes for MMERETIPFKQGWELMQKGITKLKNILEGLPEPQFSCEEYMMLYTTIYNMTTQKPPHDYSQLLYNKYRETFEEYITSTVLPSLREKHDEFMLRELVKRWANHKVMVRWLSRFFHYLDRYFIARRSLPPLNEVGLTCFHDLVYQEFNGKVRDIVISLINKEREGEQIDRALVRNVLDIFVEIGMGQMDRYENDFEAAMLKDTVAYYSQKASSWILEDSCPDYILKAEKCLRLEKDGVSLYLHSSSEAKLLEKVQHEFLSVYATQLLEKDDSQCHALVRDDRVEDLSRISGLLLYLSKNKERFRLLFKIPQGIEPVSSIFKQHVTAEVTALVKQAEDAASNKKAEKKDVVDLWEQVFVRKVIELHDKYLAYVNDYHTFHKAFEEAFEVFCNKGVAGSSSAELLATFCDNILKKGGTEKLSDEAIEETLEKVVKLLAYISDKDLFAEFYRKKLARRLLFDMSANDDHERSILMKLKHQCGGQFTSKMEGMITDLTLARENQTSFEEYLGNNSHANSRIDLTVTVLTTGFWPSYKSFDLNLPPELVKCVKVFQEFYQTKTKHRKLTWIYSLGTCNISGKFEPKTMELIVTTYQASALLLFNSSDRLSYSDIMTELNLTDDYVVRILHSLSCAKYNILTKVPNTKTISPTDYFEFNSKFTDKMRRIKIPLPPVDEKKKVIEDVILDRRYNIDASMVRIMKSRKVLDHQQLVMECVKQLGRMFKPDLKAIKKRIEDLITRDYLERDKDKPNLLRYLA
- the LOC115994099 gene encoding cullin-1-like isoform X2; translation: MMERETIPFKQGWELMQKGITKLKNILEGLPEPQFSCEEYMMLYTTIYNMTTQKPPHDYSQLLYNKYRETFEEYITSTVLPSLREKHDEFMLRELVKRWANHKVMVRWLSRFFHYLDRYFIARRSLPPLNEVGLTCFHDLVYQEFNGKVRDIVISLINKEREGEQIDRALVRNVLDIFVEIGMGQMDRYENDFEAAMLKDTVAYYSQKASSWILEDSCPDYILKAEKCLRLEKDGVSLYLHSSSEAKLLEKVQHEFLSVYATQLLEKDDSQCHALVRDDRVEDLSRISGLLLYLSKNKERFRLLFKIPQGIEPVSSIFKQHVTAEVTALVKQAEDAASNKKKDVVDLWEQVFVRKVIELHDKYLAYVNDYHTFHKAFEEAFEVFCNKGVAGSSSAELLATFCDNILKKGGTEKLSDEAIEETLEKVVKLLAYISDKDLFAEFYRKKLARRLLFDMSANDDHERSILMKLKHQCGGQFTSKMEGMITDLTLARENQTSFEEYLGNNSHANSRIDLTVTVLTTGFWPSYKSFDLNLPPELVKCVKVFQEFYQTKTKHRKLTWIYSLGTCNISGKFEPKTMELIVTTYQASALLLFNSSDRLSYSDIMTELNLTDDYVVRILHSLSCAKYNILTKVPNTKTISPTDYFEFNSKFTDKMRRIKIPLPPVDEKKKVIEDVILDRRYNIDASMVRIMKSRKVLDHQQLVMECVKQLGRMFKPDLKAIKKRIEDLITRDYLERDKDKPNLLRYLA